A stretch of the Teretinema zuelzerae genome encodes the following:
- a CDS encoding carboxylesterase family protein: MKKLCIYCLTIFLLNSCAVFKPSTSALVYQPKKYTIETVYSKSSKLNYVIALPKNYDATTDDYPVIVFLHSMAERGNDPNLIIYNEFGEKSGLIPYLDDKDFPFIIVSPLCPDKTYWPFLSSKLNKMMKEIQSEYRVKKDNVYLTGVSMGGMGVWSFAMDYPEWFSAMIPISGGVYCPPMKNSPNKLKDISIWAFHSRNDIEIPLEKEAWFIKKLQEKNIDIKYTIEDGSEHYVHGVVYSDDEIYKWLLGKTKS, from the coding sequence ATGAAGAAATTATGTATATATTGTTTAACCATATTTCTATTAAATAGTTGTGCTGTATTTAAACCTTCAACTAGTGCGTTAGTTTATCAGCCAAAAAAATACACAATTGAAACTGTATATTCAAAATCAAGTAAATTGAATTATGTAATTGCTCTTCCAAAAAATTATGATGCTACCACAGATGATTATCCTGTTATTGTCTTTTTACATAGCATGGCAGAACGTGGTAATGATCCTAATTTAATAATATATAATGAATTTGGTGAGAAATCCGGGCTGATTCCATATTTAGATGATAAGGATTTCCCGTTTATTATTGTTTCACCGTTATGTCCAGATAAAACATATTGGCCTTTTCTATCGAGTAAATTGAATAAAATGATGAAGGAAATCCAATCAGAATATCGAGTAAAAAAGGATAATGTTTATTTGACCGGTGTAAGTATGGGTGGTATGGGTGTATGGTCATTTGCTATGGATTATCCAGAATGGTTTTCAGCGATGATTCCGATTAGTGGTGGAGTATATTGCCCTCCAATGAAGAATAGTCCTAATAAATTAAAGGATATTTCTATATGGGCATTTCACTCAAGGAATGATATTGAAATTCCCTTAGAGAAAGAAGCGTGGTTTATTAAAAAATTACAAGAGAAAAATATAGATATAAAATATACAATTGAAGATGGAAGCGAACACTATGTTCATGGTGTTGTTTATTCAGATGATGAAATATATAAATGGTTGTTGGGAAAAACAAAGTCCTAA
- a CDS encoding DUF4386 family protein: MNALKDYKSLYKTAFISTIIMLTIIPIQILVFALTKLPTTTIEWFSLFKDNLVIGFFHADFFILINNILISIIYLAFYHTLKEVNKGVIQIGIALGLIGISAYISSNKTFEILKLSYEYFSTNIETEKIIFESAGKACLLGWQGTAFDTYYVLNGIALFCISILMYKSKYYSKATATWGLFAAIFMIIPSTAGTIGLIFSLLSLIPWYVFSILYAKIFVRIGKEI; the protein is encoded by the coding sequence ATGAACGCATTAAAAGATTACAAGTCACTCTACAAAACAGCATTTATTTCAACGATTATTATGCTCACCATTATTCCAATTCAGATACTTGTATTTGCATTAACGAAGCTACCTACTACAACTATCGAATGGTTTTCTTTGTTTAAAGATAATTTAGTAATCGGATTTTTTCATGCAGATTTTTTTATTTTAATTAATAATATTCTAATTAGTATTATATATTTAGCTTTTTATCATACTTTAAAAGAAGTAAATAAAGGTGTAATACAAATAGGTATAGCTTTAGGATTAATTGGAATTTCAGCATATATTTCATCAAATAAAACTTTCGAGATATTAAAACTTTCCTACGAATATTTTAGCACAAATATTGAAACTGAAAAGATAATATTTGAATCAGCTGGAAAAGCATGCTTATTAGGATGGCAAGGGACAGCTTTTGATACATATTATGTTCTTAATGGAATTGCATTATTTTGTATTTCCATTTTAATGTATAAATCTAAATATTATTCAAAAGCAACTGCAACCTGGGGATTATTCGCAGCAATATTTATGATTATTCCTTCAACTGCTGGAACAATTGGTTTAATTTTTTCATTGCTATCATTGATTCCATGGTACGTCTTTAGCATTTTATATGCAAAGATCTTTGTAAGAATAGGAAAAGAAATCTAA